A single genomic interval of Cucumis sativus cultivar 9930 chromosome 5, Cucumber_9930_V3, whole genome shotgun sequence harbors:
- the LOC101222000 gene encoding ceramide kinase isoform X1: MEREQSCSALGGQSHPNHHQTLILKSIFFLDGYGEVLLTSNSDGLFWESVDSPETDGSDCLGIKLAPEAPAEVNFSDVYGVEFDNFGVIRKSKLAVAPSCILCDEYEMYRFKVYSFQRSKSQPAQWVLTTFTFGHKDQQTCQMWVNQIDASLVLQDERPKNLLVFVNPRSGKGIGSRTWEAVVPIFLRAKINTKVIVTERANHAFDVMASTSNKDLKMYDGIVAVGGDGFFNEILNGFLLSRHLAHYPPTPSDIIDCRQAEGNYPNEAINAIVNGSEDQAPLLSSSKSGGLGLSTSRNSTDHDSEFPAFHTWFRFGIIPAGSTDAIVMCSTGCRDPITSTLQIVLGKRVHLDIAQVVRWKKTPTSKFDPCVRYAASFAGYGFYGDVITESEKLRWMGPRRYDYAGTRVFLRHSSYEAEIAYVDTKSEDTNAKGKRVLCRSNCSICNTRPHLQHSHTGSSSRQDETRWLKSKGRFLSIGAAVISCRNEKAPDGLVADAHLSDGFLHLILIRDCHHALYLWHLTQLARKGGNPMDFKFVEHHKTTAFTFTSFGDQSVWNLDGELFEAHQLSAQVFRGLITLFASGPEV, from the exons ATGGAGCGGGAACAAAGCTGCTCCGCCTTGGGAGGTCAATCTCACCCAAATCATCACCAGACGTTGATTCTGaaatccattttcttcttggaTGGCTACGGCGAGGTCTTACTCACTTCCAATTCAGATGGCTTGTTTTGGGAATCGGTTGACTCCCCTGAAACt GATGGTTCAGATTGCTTGGGCATTAAGCTTGCTCCTGAAGCTCCAGCAGAGGTCAACTTTTCTGATGTATATGGTGTTGAGTTTGACAATTTTGGAGTGATTCGAAAATCAAAACTTGCAGTTGCTCCAAGCTGTATATTATGTGATGAATACGAG ATGTATAGATTTAAAGTGTACAGTTTTCAAAGATCAAAATCTCAGCCTGCTCAGTGGGTCCTGACTACATTTACGTTCGGCCATAAAGACCAGCAAACATGTCAGATGTGGGTAAATCAGATTGATGCATCTTTGGTCCTTCAAGATGAGAGACCAAAGAATCTTCTT GTTTTTGTTAATCCAAGGAGTGGGAAAGGGATAGGAAGTAGAACCTGGGAAGCAGTGGTTCCCATATTTTTACGGGCTAAAATAAACACAAAG GTGATTGTGACCGAAAGGGCAAATCATGCATTTGATGTAATGGCATCTACTTCAAACAAGGACCTTAAAATGTATGATGGTATTGTTGCTGTT GGTGGAGATGGTTTCTTCAATGAGATCCTCAATGGTTTTCTTTTGTCGAGGCATTTGGCACATTACCCACCAACACCTTCAGATATCATAGACTGCCGGCAGGCTGAAGGTAACTATCCTAATGAAGCGATAAATGCAATTGTCAATGGAAGTGAAGATCAGGCACCACTCCTGTCAAGTTCTAAGTCTGGTGGATTAGGACTCTCAACTTCTC GGAACTCAACAGATCATGATTCTGAATTTCCAGCATTTCATACATGGTTTCGATTCGGAATCATTCCTGCGGGCTCAACAGACGCTATTGTGATGTG TTCTACTGGATGCCGAGATCCTATTACATCAACCCTCCAAATTGTCTTGGGTAAAAGAGTCCACCTCGATATAGCTCAAGTAGTAAGGTGGAAAAAGACTCCAACATCAAAGTTTGATCCTTGTGTACGCTATGCGGCTTCTTTTGCTGG atATGGATTTTATGGAGATGTCATTACGGAGAGTGAAAAGTTACGATGGATGGGGCCTAGACGCTATGATTATGCTGGCACAAGAGTGTTCTTAAGGCATAG TTCATACGAAGCAGAGATAGCCTATGTAGATACAAAGTCAGAAGACACTAATGCAAAAGGGAAAAGAGTACTATGCCGTAGCAATTGTAGTATTTGTAACACAAGGCCACACTTACAGCATTCTCATACTGGCTCAAGTTCACGTCAGGATGAAACAAGATGGTTGAAATCCAAGGGACGGTTCCTAAGTATTGGTGCTGCTGTAATCTCTTGTCGTAATGAAAAAGCACCGGACGGCTTGGTAGCTGATGCTCACCTTTCAGATGGCTTCCTGCATCTTATCTTGATCAGAGACTGCCACCACGCCCTCTATCTTTG GCACCTTACCCAGCTGGCCAGAAAAGGTGGAAATCCAATGGATTTCAAGTTTGTGGAACATCATAAG
- the LOC101222000 gene encoding ceramide kinase isoform X2: protein MEREQSCSALGGQSHPNHHQTLILKSIFFLDGYGEVLLTSNSDGLFWESVDSPETDGSDCLGIKLAPEAPAEVNFSDVYGVEFDNFGVIRKSKLAVAPSCILCDEYEMYRFKVYSFQRSKSQPAQWVLTTFTFGHKDQQTCQMWVNQIDASLVLQDERPKNLLVFVNPRSGKGIGSRTWEAVVPIFLRAKINTKVIVTERANHAFDVMASTSNKDLKMYDGIVAVGGDGFFNEILNGFLLSRHLAHYPPTPSDIIDCRQAEGNSTDHDSEFPAFHTWFRFGIIPAGSTDAIVMCSTGCRDPITSTLQIVLGKRVHLDIAQVVRWKKTPTSKFDPCVRYAASFAGYGFYGDVITESEKLRWMGPRRYDYAGTRVFLRHSSYEAEIAYVDTKSEDTNAKGKRVLCRSNCSICNTRPHLQHSHTGSSSRQDETRWLKSKGRFLSIGAAVISCRNEKAPDGLVADAHLSDGFLHLILIRDCHHALYLWHLTQLARKGGNPMDFKFVEHHKTTAFTFTSFGDQSVWNLDGELFEAHQLSAQVFRGLITLFASGPEV from the exons ATGGAGCGGGAACAAAGCTGCTCCGCCTTGGGAGGTCAATCTCACCCAAATCATCACCAGACGTTGATTCTGaaatccattttcttcttggaTGGCTACGGCGAGGTCTTACTCACTTCCAATTCAGATGGCTTGTTTTGGGAATCGGTTGACTCCCCTGAAACt GATGGTTCAGATTGCTTGGGCATTAAGCTTGCTCCTGAAGCTCCAGCAGAGGTCAACTTTTCTGATGTATATGGTGTTGAGTTTGACAATTTTGGAGTGATTCGAAAATCAAAACTTGCAGTTGCTCCAAGCTGTATATTATGTGATGAATACGAG ATGTATAGATTTAAAGTGTACAGTTTTCAAAGATCAAAATCTCAGCCTGCTCAGTGGGTCCTGACTACATTTACGTTCGGCCATAAAGACCAGCAAACATGTCAGATGTGGGTAAATCAGATTGATGCATCTTTGGTCCTTCAAGATGAGAGACCAAAGAATCTTCTT GTTTTTGTTAATCCAAGGAGTGGGAAAGGGATAGGAAGTAGAACCTGGGAAGCAGTGGTTCCCATATTTTTACGGGCTAAAATAAACACAAAG GTGATTGTGACCGAAAGGGCAAATCATGCATTTGATGTAATGGCATCTACTTCAAACAAGGACCTTAAAATGTATGATGGTATTGTTGCTGTT GGTGGAGATGGTTTCTTCAATGAGATCCTCAATGGTTTTCTTTTGTCGAGGCATTTGGCACATTACCCACCAACACCTTCAGATATCATAGACTGCCGGCAGGCTGAAG GGAACTCAACAGATCATGATTCTGAATTTCCAGCATTTCATACATGGTTTCGATTCGGAATCATTCCTGCGGGCTCAACAGACGCTATTGTGATGTG TTCTACTGGATGCCGAGATCCTATTACATCAACCCTCCAAATTGTCTTGGGTAAAAGAGTCCACCTCGATATAGCTCAAGTAGTAAGGTGGAAAAAGACTCCAACATCAAAGTTTGATCCTTGTGTACGCTATGCGGCTTCTTTTGCTGG atATGGATTTTATGGAGATGTCATTACGGAGAGTGAAAAGTTACGATGGATGGGGCCTAGACGCTATGATTATGCTGGCACAAGAGTGTTCTTAAGGCATAG TTCATACGAAGCAGAGATAGCCTATGTAGATACAAAGTCAGAAGACACTAATGCAAAAGGGAAAAGAGTACTATGCCGTAGCAATTGTAGTATTTGTAACACAAGGCCACACTTACAGCATTCTCATACTGGCTCAAGTTCACGTCAGGATGAAACAAGATGGTTGAAATCCAAGGGACGGTTCCTAAGTATTGGTGCTGCTGTAATCTCTTGTCGTAATGAAAAAGCACCGGACGGCTTGGTAGCTGATGCTCACCTTTCAGATGGCTTCCTGCATCTTATCTTGATCAGAGACTGCCACCACGCCCTCTATCTTTG GCACCTTACCCAGCTGGCCAGAAAAGGTGGAAATCCAATGGATTTCAAGTTTGTGGAACATCATAAG
- the LOC101222478 gene encoding multiple organellar RNA editing factor 8, chloroplastic/mitochondrial produces the protein MATQLFVSRSLPSKALILSSMFTRSFLATGGATISASSHSSFSLLRRFRPLVAIPAADFRRLSPALTVRDFATRVASSSLNDPNPNWSNRPPKETILLDGCDFEHWLIVMEKPDEQLTRDEIIDSYIKTLAMVVGSEEEARMKIYSVSTRCYFAFGCLVSEELSYKIKELPKVRWVLPDSYLDVKNKSYGGEPFIHGQAVPYDPMYHEEWIRNNAKAGERNKRIVRPRNFDRSRNFERRENIQNREFPNASPNQPPPYNFNRPPPPPPNNYNSPPPPPNNFNRPPPPPPNNFKGPPPPHNYGGSQPNNYWGAPQANNYGGPSNSGRMPAQNDYGGPQPNNNWGAP, from the coding sequence ATGGCGACTCAGCTCTTCGTCTCTCGCTCTCTCCCTTCTAAAGCCCTAATTTTGTCTTCTATGTTTACTCGTTCGTTTCTCGCTACAGGCGGAGCCACCATCTCCGCCTCTTCTCACTCCTCTTTCTCCCTTCTCCGCCGCTTCCGTCCCCTTGTTGCTATACCCGCCGCTGATTTCCGCCGTCTCTCTCCGGCCCTGACCGTGAGGGATTTTGCTACTCGTGTCGCTTCTTCGTCTCTCAATGATCCCAATCCCAATTGGTCTAATCGCCCACCTAAGGAGACCATATTACTTGATGGGTGTGATTTTGAACACTGGCTCATTGTCATGGAGAAACCAGATGAACAACTCACGAGGGATGAGATTATCGACAGCTATATCAAAACGCTTGCCATGGTTGTTGGAAGTGAGGAAGAAGCTAGGATGAAGATATACTCTGTTTCGACAAGATGCTACTTTGCATTTGGGTGCCTTGTTTCTGAAGAACTTTcttacaaaatcaaagaaCTGCCTAAGGTTCGTTGGGTTCTTCCTGATTCATACTTGGATGTTAAGAATAAAAGTTATGGAGGGGAGCCTTTTATACACGGACAAGCTGTTCCTTATGATCCCATGTACCATGAAGAATGGATTAGAAACAATGCTAAAGCTGGCGAGAGGAATAAGCGCATTGTTAGACCTCGCAATTTTGATAGgtcaagaaactttgagaggAGGGAAAACATTCAAAATAGAGAATTCCCAAATGCTTCTCCCAATCAGCCGCCGCCGTACAACTTTAACAGACcacctccaccaccaccaaaCAACTATAACAGTCCACCACCTCCACCGAACAACTTTAACAGACCACCACCACCGCCACCGAACAACTTTAAAGGACCGCCACCACCACACAACTATGGAGGGTCACAGCCAAATAACTACTGGGGAGCACCACAGGCAAACAACTATGGTGGACCTTCAAACTCGGGTAGGATGCCGGCACAGAACGATTATGGAGGGCCACAGCCAAATAACAACTGGGGAGCACCATAG